The nucleotide sequence CCGTCGAGCGCGACCAGCAGGAGGTGGCGGTCGGGGGCGAGGTAGGCGGTGGCCGGGTCGACGATGTCGCCGTGCCAGCGCGGCACGTAGCCGGTGGCGAAGTCCCGGTAGACGGTGTCCAGCATGACGGCGCGTGCGCCGTCCAGGTCCTCGGGGCCCGCGGGCCTGATGCAGTAGTCATGCACTTGCACATCATATGCAGCAAGCGCCAAAGGTTGATCACTTGACCACCCCTCCCGGATTTGACAGAGATCACCGTGCGCCCCTAAATCTAGCGACATGACATTCATTTTCAACAAGGGGGTGTGGTGATGCGCGTCGCATTCGTCGGCAAGGGCGGCAGCGGCAAGACGACTCTCTCGGCCCTGTTCGCCGGGCAGTTGGCGCGCTCCGGCGCACCGGTCCTCGCCGTGGACGGCGACATCAACCAGCACCTGTCCGAGGCCCTGGACCCCACGGCGGGGCCGACGGCCTTCGGCGCTCCGCCCCTGGCCGCCCATCTGGGTGACATCAAGGACCTGCTGCGCGGCACCAACGAGCGCATCACCTCCCGCGAGGCGATGGTCAAGACGACCCCGCCGGGGCGCGGCTCGCGGCTGCTGCGCCTGCTGGGCGACGACGAACTCCACGCCCGCCACGTCCAGCGGGTCGGTGACGTGCCGCTGATGGTGACGGGCGCGTTCGACGAGAACGACCTCGGCGTGTCCTGCTACCACTCCAAGCTGGGCGCGGTGGAGCTCTACCTGAATCACCTGGTGGACGGCCCCGGCGAGTATCTGGTGATGGACATGACGGCCGGCGCCGACGCCTTCGCCTCCGGCCTCTTCACCCGCTTCGACATGACGTTCCTGGTGGCCGAACCCACCCGCAGGGGCGTCTCCGTCTACCGCCAGTACCGGGACCACGCACGGGAGTTCGGCATCCCCCTCGCCGTGGTCGGCAACAAGGTGACCGGCGAGGACGACCTGCTGTTCCTCAAGGAGGAGGTGGGCGACGACCTGCTCACCCACCTCGTCCTGTCTCCCTGGGTCCGCTCCGCCGAACGGGGCAGCCCACGCGGCGAACTGGAGGAACCCAACCGCCACGCCCTGCGCGTCCTGCGCGAGACGGTCGACGCCCGCGAGCAGGACCGGCCGCGGCTGCACCGCCACGCCGTGGAGTTCCATCTGCGCAACGCCCGGGCCTGGGCGGACGAGGCCACGGGCCAGGACCTGGCGGCGCAGGTCGACCCGGACTTCGTCCCGGGCCCGGTCCGGCCCTCCTGAGCGCCCCCGCCCCCCCTTCACACCGCCGGACGCCCCTCCTCCCTCTCCGGGGCTCCGTCTCCTCCCCCACCCTCCACAGGAACAGGACACCCATGTCTCTCGACGTCTCCCCCGAGCTCCTCTCCGCGGCCGAAGCCGGTCCCGTCCGCGAGGAGGACTTCGTGGACACGGTCCGCACCTCGCTCCCCTACGCCTACGACCTCGTGGCCGCCCTCGCGGCGGAACTGAAGGGCGGCACCGCCGAGTTCACCGACAACCGGACCCCGCCGCCGTCGGAACGGGAGCGCGGCCAGCTCCTGCGCGCCCTCGCCAGCGATGCCATCAGGAGCAGCCTGGAGCGCCACTTCGGCGTGACCCTGGCCTTCCAGAACTGCCACCGCGTCGCGGCCTTCCGCCCCGGCGCCCGGGACGGCGAGACCTACCGTCGCTTCACCTCCACGCGGGCGCAGGTCCTCAACCAGTCGGCGGAGCTGCGGGACTGCTGACAGCGGCGGACCGGGCGGGTGGCTCACCGGCGGGGGCGAGCGCCGTGCGTGAGGGGCAGGCGGGTCAGCCCTTCTGCTCCACCCGCACCCAGTCCACCTCGGCCCGCACTCCCCCGCCCGCGATCCGGTCCACGCTCGGCTGCGGGAGCCCCCAGTACGGGGTCGTCACATGGTTCCAGCCGGCCGGGTAGGCGCCGCCGAGGGCGAGGTCGAGGATCACGTACTGGTCGTGGCCGTAGACCCACTGGCCGCGGGTGGACTCGAGGACGTTGCGGGTCGTCTCCTGGACCAGGCGGCCGTCGACCTGGAACCGCATGGCCGTCGGGGTCCATTCCACGGCGTACGTGTGCCAGTCGTCGGCCCGGCCGCCGTTCGGGTAGGTCTGCCGGGCTCCGATGTTGCCGTCCGCCGAGTAGCCGGGGCCGTGCAGGGCGGAGCTGGTCCAGTCGGCGTAGCCGATGTTCTCCATGATGTCGGTCTCGCCGGAGGCCGGCCAGGACACCGAAGGGTCGTCGACATCGCTGCCCAGCAGCCAGAAGGCGGGCCAGAACCCGTCACCGACGGGCAGCTTCATCCGGGCGCTGACCCGCCCGTAGGTGAAGTCGAACCTGGTGTGGGTGTCCACCCGGCCGGAGGTGAAGTCGTAGGTGCCGCCGCCCGCGCGGGTGCAGCCCTTGCAGTACCCGGCCCGCAGGACGAGCGCGCCGTTCTCGGTGCGCACGGTGTCCGTCGAGTCGACGTACGCCTGTGCCTCGCCGTTGACGGAGCCCATCTCCGTCCCGGTGCGCACGACCCGCCACTTGGAGCGGTCGAGGGACGCGGTGGTGAAGTCGTCGAAGAACGTCGTGCGGTACGTGCCCTGCTGCTCGCCCGGCACGGCCGGGTAGGCCGCCCGGGCGCTGCCGCCGGTGCCCCAGACCTCGAACTCGTAGAGGGAGTAGCCGAAATGCGCCGTGGCGGGCGCGGGGTTGTAGAACGACCGGCGTTCCGTGCCGAGCATCCGGACGTAGCGGCCGGTGGCCGGCTGGGGCAGTCGCACGCTGTCGTGCACGCCGGTCGCCTCGGCGGGGGACTTCACGTTCGCCCGGCGCGCGGCGACCTCGGCGGCCGACGGCTGGTACACCGTGCGCCAGGTGCGGTTGTCGTCGGAGACCTGGAGCCGGTAGTCGACGGCGTAGGCCGCCTCCCAGTACAGCTCGACCGTGTCGATCACCGAGGCCGCGCCGAGGTCGACGGCGACCCAGCGGTCCGCGTTCCAGTCGCTCGACCAACGGGTGGCATCGGCCTTCAGGTCGGCGGGGTGACCGCCGTCGGTGACGAACGCCGGTGAGTTGCCCGCGTGCTGGTAGTAGTTCGTGTAGGCCGGGTGGTTCAGGGCGAGGTTGGAGCGCACGGTGGCGGCGGGGGCGGGCTCGCCGCCGTAGACCTTGAAGGAGTACAGCGAGTAGCCGTAGGGCGTGGCACGCTCCAGGCCCCGCAGCCGTACGTACCGGCCCGTCACCTCCTGGGGGTAGGTGTGCGCCGTGACGGAGCCTCCCGTGCCGGCGGTCTCGGTGTAGAAGGGCGTCCAGTCGGAGCCGTTCCCCGACACCTCCAGGACGTAGCGCTTGCCGTAGGCGGCCTCCCAGTCCAGGACGACGCGGTCCACGCGCAGGGTCGTGCCGAGGTCCAGGCGTATCCAGGCGCCGTCGGCGAAGTCGCTGGACCAGCGGGTGGCGCCGTTCCCGTCGAAGGCGAGGCCGGGGGCGGTACCGCCGTTCTCACTGCCGGACGCGGTGACGGCGGCCGGGTTCGCGGCGTACGCGGCGGCGGCGCGGTCGGTGTCCCAGGCGGTCGCGTCGGCGGCGGACACCGCGGACGGCGACGCGAGGGCCGGACCCGCGCCCAGCAGCGCCAGGGCCGCCACGGCCGTCAGGAGTGTGCGGGGCGTGCGAGCGGTGCGTGCTGACATGCGGCTCTCCTCGGGGAAACGGACGGTAGGGACAGGCCTGGCAGGACTGTCAGGTGCATGACATTCATAGAGGGAGGGGCGCGGCGGGCGCGCGCTCCCGCACCCACGCCCGCCGCGCCCCGGTCTCTCAGGCGGCCTTCGCCACCCCCTCGCGGTGACGGCGGATGATGTCCGCGTAGTGGCGGCCCGTGCCCTTGATCGTCCGCGCCTGGGTCCGGTAGTCGACGTGGACGAGACCGAACCGCTTGTCGTAGCCGTACGCCCACTCGAAGTTGTCCAGCAGCGACCAGGCGAAGTAGCCGGCCAGGGGGGCACCCTTGCGGGCGGCGGAGGCGCAGGCCGCGAGGTGACCGCTCAGATAGGCCTGGCGCTCGGGGTCGTCGACCGTGCCGTCGGGGCGGACGACGTCCGGGTAGGCCGACCCGTTCTCCGTGACGTACAGACGGCGGGCGCCGTACTCGTCGGTCAGGCGCAGCAGCAGCGTCTCGATGCCGCTCGGGTCGACCTCCCAGTCCATGCCGGTGCGCGGGACTCCGGACCGGCGCACGGAACGGGCGTGCGGCGCCGGACCGTCGGGGTCGTCGCTCACCCAGGCCGGGAAGTAGTAGTTCAGGCCCAGCCAGTCCAGCGGTGCGGCGATCGTGGCCAGGTCGCCCTCGCGCTCGGGGAGTTCGACGCCGTACACCTCGCGCATGTCGGAGGGGAAGCCGCGGCCGTGCACCGGGTCCAGCCACCAGCGGTTGGTGTGGCCGTCCATGCGGGCGGCGGCGGCCAGGTCCTCGGGGCGGTCGGACGCCGGGTGGACGGTGGAGAGGTTGTTGACGATGCCGATCCCGGCCCGCGGGACGGCCGCCCGGATCGCCTGGACGGCGAGTCCGTGACCGAGGAGCAGGTGGTAGGAGGCGCGGACGGCGGCCGTCAGGTCGGTCAGCCCGGGGGCCATCGTGCCCTCGAGGTGGCCGATCCAGGCCGAGCACAGCGGTTCGTTGAGGGTGGCCCAGTGGGTGACCCGGTCGCCGAGCCGCTCGGCGACGACCGCGGCGTACGCGGCGAAGTGCTCGGCGGTGTCGCGCTCGGGCCAGCCTCCGCGGTCCTGGAGCACCTGGGGCAGGTCCCAGTGGTAGAGCGTGACGGAGGGCGTGATGCCCGCCGCCAGCAGGCCGTCGATCAACCGGTCGTAGAAGTCCAGGCCCTTGGGGTTGGGCGGTCCGTCGCCGCCCGGCACCACACGGGGCCACGACAGCGACAACCGGTAGGCGTTGGCGCCGAGTTCACGCATCAGGCCGATGTCCTCGGGCCAGCGGTGGTAGTGGTCGCAGGCGGTGTCGCCGTGGTCGTCGCCCGCGATCTTCCCGGGGGTGTGCGAGAAGGTGTCCCAGATCGACGGCGAACGGCCGTCCTCCGCCACGGCTCCCTCGATCTGGTACGCCGAGGTGGCGGTCCCCCACAGGAAGTCCTGGGGCAGGGCGGCGAGGTCGATGGTCACTGAAGTCCTTTCGGGGTCCTGGTGGGTGCTCACTTCACGGCTCCGGCCGTCAGTCCGGCGACGAGATAGCGCTGGAGCAGCAGGAAGCCGGCCACCACGGGCACGCTGACGACCAGCGAAGCGGCCATGATCTGGTTCCAGTACACGTCGTTGAGGGTGGAGTAGCCCTGGAGTCCGACGGCGAGCGTGCGGGTGGTCTCGTTGGTCATGACGGAGGCGAACAGCACTTCGCCCCACGCGGTCATGAAGGCGTAGACGGCCACCGCCACGATGCCCGGGATCGCCGCCGGGACGACGATCCTGAACAGCGCGCCGAGCGGTCCGCAGCCGTCGACCAGCGCGGCTTCGTCGAGATCGCGCGGGACCGAGTCGAAGTACCCGATCAGCATCCAGATGGAGAAGGGCAGGGAGAACGTCAGATACGTCAGGATCAGTCCGCCGCGCGAGCCGAAGAGCGCGATGCCGGTGGCGTTGCCGATGTTGACGTAGAGCAGGAACAGCGGGAGGAGGAAGAGGATGCCGGGGAACATCTGCGTCGACAGGACGGTCACCGTGAAGACCCGTTTGCCGCGGAAGTCGTAGCGGCTCACCGCGTAGGCGCTGAACACGGCGATCACGACCGAGCAGACTGTCGCCGCACCCGCCACGATCAGCGAGTTGACGAAGTAGCGGGCGAGCGGGACGGTCGACCAGATGTCGATGTACGGGCGGACGGTCAGGCCGCTGGGCAGCCAGCGGAACTTCCCCGTGACGTCCGCGAGGGGCTTCAGCGAGCTGGAGACCATCACGTAGACCGGCAGCAGGACGAAGCCGGTCAGCAGGGTGAGGAAGATCCGCCGGGACCACAGGAACGAACCCGGTGGTGACATGGGTGAGTTATCGCGCACGGGAGGTCCTCCGTCCGCGCGAGGTGACGGCGAGGTAGACGCCCGTCACGGCCAGCAGGAAGAGGAGCAGCAGGACCGACATCGCCGAGCCCGTGCCGAAGTTCCAGGTCACGAAGGACGCCTGGTAGATGTGGACCGAGATGAGGTCCGCGGCCTCGGGGGCTGCCCTGCCGAACAGGACGAACGGCGTGTTGAAGTCGTTGAAGGTCCACAGGAACAGGACGAGGATCAGCACCTGGTTGACCGCGCCCAGGGACGGCAGGGTGATGCGGCGGATCTGCTGCCACATGCCCGCGCCGTCCAGCGCGGCCGCCTCGTACAGCTCGCGCGGGATGTTCTGGAGGCCGGCCATGACGATGAGGAAGGCGAAGGGCCAGCCCTTCCACACCGACACGGTGAGCAGGGCGTAGAAGCTGTTGTCGCCGATCAGCCAGAAGGAGGGCTCGTCGGTGAGGTGCAGCTGGTCGTGCAGGACGTGGTTCACCAGGCCGTTGTCGTGCTGGAACATGAACACCCAGGTGATCACGGCCGCGTAGACCGGCAGCGCGTACGGGACCAGGAAGAGCGCCCGCAGCAGCCCCCGTCCGCGGAAGGTGTCCTGCATGAAGATCGCCGCCGCCGTGCCGATAAGCCAGCACAGGCCGACCGAGAGCAGGGTGAAGCCGACGGTGACGAAGAACGAGTGGAGCAACGCCTCGCCCACGGGGGCGTCGAAGTCCACCGAGACGCGGTAGTTGTCGAGGCCGGACCAGGGGGCCGTGCCCCAGTCGCGGATGTAGAACTGGGTGAGCTCCTTGAAGCTCATCACGATGCCGATCACCATCGGCACCAGATGGACGAGGAGTTCCAGGACCAGGGCGGGCAGGAGCAGCAGGTAGGGCAGTCCGATCCGGCGGATCCGGCCCGGGCGCGGGCGCGGGCTCGGATCCTTCCTCCCGGCGTCGGGGTGTACGCGAGGTGTGCCGGCCTCGGCTGTGGTGGTCATCTGGCTCACTTCGTCGGCGTCACTTCGTCGGCATCTGCTGCTGGGCCTTGGCGAGCCTGGCCTTCACCGACGCGGTGGTCACCGGCCGGCCGGCGGCCGCGTCGGCGAACAGTTCCTTGACGGCCGTGCCGACCGTGGTCTCGAACTGGGACTCGTCGGCGACCTGCGGCAGCGCGGCCGCGCTCTTGGCCAGGGTGTCCTTCAGGACGGCGTTCGACGGGGAGTTGAAGGCGGTGTCCGACTGGGCGGTGGCGACCGGCGGGATGGTGCTGTAGGCCGTGTTGAGGATCTTCTGCTCCTCGTCGCCGGTCATGAACTTCACGAACTTCGTCGCGCCGTCCAGGTTGTCGGTGTTCTTGAAGACCGCCAGGTTGATGCCGGCGACCATCGAGTTGGTCCGCGCCCCGGTGCCGGGGACGCCGGACTGCACGGGCACGGGCGCGATGCCGTACCGGTCCTCGCTCATTCCCTGGGACTTGAGGTTGGACGACGCGGACTGCCACAGCAGCATCGCGGTCCGGCCCTTGGCGAAGTCGCTGACGGACTGGTTCTGCGCGTACTCGGCGTTGCCCTGCGGGATCACCTTGTCCTTGGCCATCAGGTCGACGTACTGCTTGACCGCGGCGACGGCGCCCTCGGAGGTGAAGTCGGGCTTGCCGTCGGCGGTGAAGAAGTCGGCGCCGTGCTGCTTGGCGAAGACGAAGGTGTGGTGGATGTTCTCCGAGACGTTCGCGCCCTCGGCGCCCAGCACCTGCTTGCCCTTGGCCTGGATCTTCTTGCCGTCGGCGACCAGCTCGGCCCAGGTGGCCGGGGGCCTGCTGATGCCCGCGTCGGCGAATATCGCCTTGTTGTAGTAGAGGGCGTACGCCATCGAGTACAGGGGCACCGCCGCCGGGTCCTTGCCCTGGGCACCGGTCGAGCCGAGCGCGGAGGCCACGAAGCGGTCCTTGCCGCCGATCTTGGCGAAGTTGGCGTCGTCCCAGGGCAGCAGCGCGCCGGTGGCCTGGAGCGAGGCGGACCAGGTGTTGCCGATGTTGAGGACGTCGGGGCCCTGACCGGACGTGGTGGCGGTGAGGATCCGGTTGAGCAGGTCCGACCAGGGGACGACCTCGAGCTTCACCTTGATCCCCGTCTGCTTCTCGAACTTGTCGAGCTCCGGCTGGAGGACCTTCTTGTCCACCTCGATGCTCGCGCCCTGGTTCGAGGCCCAGTACGTCAGGGTCTTGGGCGAGTCGTTGGAGCCCCCGCCGTCCGTCGAGCTTCCGCCTCCGCAGGCCGTGGCCGCGAGGGCGAGTGACATGACGACGGCTCCTGTGGCCGCGGCTCGGATGGTGCGCATGGGTCGGCTCCCGGTGTCATCAGGGCTTAATTTAGGACGTGAGTTAATCCCCGGAACGCGAGCACGTCAAGAGTTGCGGCACGGTCCGGGCAACTCCGGTCGCACCACTTGACGCGCACGTTCGGGTAGTTGAAGCATTCAGCGCTGAGAGAGCGCTCTCAAGCCAGCAACCGTTCACTTCCTTAAATCAGCCGTTCACACCTCGAGCGGCCTGGACCGAGGAGAGCCGCCCATGCCCGACACCCCGCCGCCCGGGACGCCCGCCGTGCGCCGCAGAGCAGTCCTCGCCGCCGCGACGGCCGCCGCCGTCCCCGTCCTCACCGCGGCCGCCGTCACGCCGGCCTCCGCGGCGCCGCCCTCCGCCACTGCGGCTTCCGGTGCTCCGGCCGCCACTGCGGCTTCCGGTGCTCCGGCCGCCGCAGCGGCGCACGGCAAGCGGCCGCGTGCCCTTCCGGGCGGCGGTGACCTCGGCCCGAACGTCCTGGTCTTCGACCCGTCGACGCCGGACATCCAGGCCCGGCTGGACGCGGTGTTCCGGCAGCAGGAGTCCGCCCAGTTCGGCACCGGACGGTACGCGTTGCTGTTCCGGCCCGGGACGTACCACGGTCTCAACGCCCAACTCGGCTTCTACACCTCGATCGCGGGCCTCGGCCTCTCCCCCGACGACACGACCGTCCACGGGGACGTGACCGTGGACGCCGGCTGGTTCGGCGGCAACGCCACCCAGAACTTCTGGCGTTCCGCGGAGAACCTCGCGCTCGTGCCGGCGAGCGGCACCAACCGGTGGGCGGTCGCCCAGGCGGCGCCGTTCCGCCGGATGCACGTACACGGCGGTCTCGACCTCGCGCCGTCCGGCTACGGCTGGGCGAGCGGCGGCTACATCGCCGACAGCCGTATCGAGGGCCAGGTCGGCCCGTACTCGCAGCAGCAGTGGTACACCCGCGACAGCGCGATCGGCAGTTGGCTCAACGGCGTGTGGAACATGGTGTTCTCCGGGGTCGAGGGCGCCCCCGCGCAGAGCTTCCCCGCCCCGCCGTACACCACGCTCGACACGACACCGGTCTCCCGGGAGAAGCCGTTCCTGTACGTCGACGGCCGCGGCGGCTTCCGGGTGTTCCTGCCGGCGAAGCGGACAGGCGCCCGCGGGGTCACGTGGGGCAAGGGCACCCCGCGCGGCAGTTCGCTGCCCCTGTCGCGGTTCTACGTCGCCCGGCCGGGAGTGTCCGCGGCCACGCTCAACCAGGCGCTCGCGCAGGGCCTCCACCTGCTGCTGACGCCCGGCGTCTACCATCTCGACCGGCCGGTCCGGGTGAACAGGGCGGGCACGGTCGTCCTCGGGCTCGGGTACGCCACCCTGATCCCCGACAACGGCGTCACCGCGCTGAAGGTGGCCGACGTCGACGGGGTCCGCCTCGCGGGCTTCCTCGTCGACGCGGGACCGGTCAACTCCAGGACCCTGCTGGAGATCGGTCCGCCCGGGGCACGGCGCGACCACAGCGCCGACCCGACCACCGTCCAGGACGTGTTCGTCCGGATCGGCGGGGCCGGCGCCGGACGGGCCACCACCAGCATGGTGGTCAACAACCGTCACACGATCGTCGACCACACCTGGGTCTGGCGCGCCGACCACGGGGAGGGCGTCGGGTGGGAGACCAACCGGGCCGACTACGGGGTCGTCGTCAACGGTGACGACGTGCTGGCCACGGGCCTGTTCGTGGAGCACTTCAACAAGTACGACGTGCAGTGGAACGGACAGCGCGGCCGCACGATCTTCTTCCAGAACGAGAAGGCCTACGACGCGCCGGACCAGGCCGCGATCCAGAACGGCCCGGTCAAGGGGTACGCCGCGTACAAGGTCGGCGCGGGCGTCACCACGCACGAGGGCTGGGGACTCGGCAGCTACTGCTTCTACAACGTCGACCCGACGATCGTCCAGCACCACGGGTTCGCCGCCCCGGACGTGCCGGGGGTGAAGTTCCACGACCTGCTGGTGGTCTCGCTGGGCGGCCAGGGCCAGTACGAGCACGTGATCAACGACCTCGGGGCCCCGACCTCCGGCACCTCCACGGTCCCCTCGACCGTGGTGTCCTACCCCTGAC is from Streptomyces asoensis and encodes:
- a CDS encoding ArsA-related P-loop ATPase, which codes for MRVAFVGKGGSGKTTLSALFAGQLARSGAPVLAVDGDINQHLSEALDPTAGPTAFGAPPLAAHLGDIKDLLRGTNERITSREAMVKTTPPGRGSRLLRLLGDDELHARHVQRVGDVPLMVTGAFDENDLGVSCYHSKLGAVELYLNHLVDGPGEYLVMDMTAGADAFASGLFTRFDMTFLVAEPTRRGVSVYRQYRDHAREFGIPLAVVGNKVTGEDDLLFLKEEVGDDLLTHLVLSPWVRSAERGSPRGELEEPNRHALRVLRETVDAREQDRPRLHRHAVEFHLRNARAWADEATGQDLAAQVDPDFVPGPVRPS
- a CDS encoding coagulation factor 5/8 type domain-containing protein, producing the protein MPDTPPPGTPAVRRRAVLAAATAAAVPVLTAAAVTPASAAPPSATAASGAPAATAASGAPAAAAAHGKRPRALPGGGDLGPNVLVFDPSTPDIQARLDAVFRQQESAQFGTGRYALLFRPGTYHGLNAQLGFYTSIAGLGLSPDDTTVHGDVTVDAGWFGGNATQNFWRSAENLALVPASGTNRWAVAQAAPFRRMHVHGGLDLAPSGYGWASGGYIADSRIEGQVGPYSQQQWYTRDSAIGSWLNGVWNMVFSGVEGAPAQSFPAPPYTTLDTTPVSREKPFLYVDGRGGFRVFLPAKRTGARGVTWGKGTPRGSSLPLSRFYVARPGVSAATLNQALAQGLHLLLTPGVYHLDRPVRVNRAGTVVLGLGYATLIPDNGVTALKVADVDGVRLAGFLVDAGPVNSRTLLEIGPPGARRDHSADPTTVQDVFVRIGGAGAGRATTSMVVNNRHTIVDHTWVWRADHGEGVGWETNRADYGVVVNGDDVLATGLFVEHFNKYDVQWNGQRGRTIFFQNEKAYDAPDQAAIQNGPVKGYAAYKVGAGVTTHEGWGLGSYCFYNVDPTIVQHHGFAAPDVPGVKFHDLLVVSLGGQGQYEHVINDLGAPTSGTSTVPSTVVSYP
- a CDS encoding carbohydrate ABC transporter permease; the encoded protein is MSPPGSFLWSRRIFLTLLTGFVLLPVYVMVSSSLKPLADVTGKFRWLPSGLTVRPYIDIWSTVPLARYFVNSLIVAGAATVCSVVIAVFSAYAVSRYDFRGKRVFTVTVLSTQMFPGILFLLPLFLLYVNIGNATGIALFGSRGGLILTYLTFSLPFSIWMLIGYFDSVPRDLDEAALVDGCGPLGALFRIVVPAAIPGIVAVAVYAFMTAWGEVLFASVMTNETTRTLAVGLQGYSTLNDVYWNQIMAASLVVSVPVVAGFLLLQRYLVAGLTAGAVK
- a CDS encoding ABC transporter substrate-binding protein, with translation MRTIRAAATGAVVMSLALAATACGGGSSTDGGGSNDSPKTLTYWASNQGASIEVDKKVLQPELDKFEKQTGIKVKLEVVPWSDLLNRILTATTSGQGPDVLNIGNTWSASLQATGALLPWDDANFAKIGGKDRFVASALGSTGAQGKDPAAVPLYSMAYALYYNKAIFADAGISRPPATWAELVADGKKIQAKGKQVLGAEGANVSENIHHTFVFAKQHGADFFTADGKPDFTSEGAVAAVKQYVDLMAKDKVIPQGNAEYAQNQSVSDFAKGRTAMLLWQSASSNLKSQGMSEDRYGIAPVPVQSGVPGTGARTNSMVAGINLAVFKNTDNLDGATKFVKFMTGDEEQKILNTAYSTIPPVATAQSDTAFNSPSNAVLKDTLAKSAAALPQVADESQFETTVGTAVKELFADAAAGRPVTTASVKARLAKAQQQMPTK
- a CDS encoding GH1 family beta-glucosidase, encoding MTIDLAALPQDFLWGTATSAYQIEGAVAEDGRSPSIWDTFSHTPGKIAGDDHGDTACDHYHRWPEDIGLMRELGANAYRLSLSWPRVVPGGDGPPNPKGLDFYDRLIDGLLAAGITPSVTLYHWDLPQVLQDRGGWPERDTAEHFAAYAAVVAERLGDRVTHWATLNEPLCSAWIGHLEGTMAPGLTDLTAAVRASYHLLLGHGLAVQAIRAAVPRAGIGIVNNLSTVHPASDRPEDLAAAARMDGHTNRWWLDPVHGRGFPSDMREVYGVELPEREGDLATIAAPLDWLGLNYYFPAWVSDDPDGPAPHARSVRRSGVPRTGMDWEVDPSGIETLLLRLTDEYGARRLYVTENGSAYPDVVRPDGTVDDPERQAYLSGHLAACASAARKGAPLAGYFAWSLLDNFEWAYGYDKRFGLVHVDYRTQARTIKGTGRHYADIIRRHREGVAKAA
- a CDS encoding SCO5389 family protein; amino-acid sequence: MSLDVSPELLSAAEAGPVREEDFVDTVRTSLPYAYDLVAALAAELKGGTAEFTDNRTPPPSERERGQLLRALASDAIRSSLERHFGVTLAFQNCHRVAAFRPGARDGETYRRFTSTRAQVLNQSAELRDC
- a CDS encoding carbohydrate ABC transporter permease, encoding MTTTAEAGTPRVHPDAGRKDPSPRPRPGRIRRIGLPYLLLLPALVLELLVHLVPMVIGIVMSFKELTQFYIRDWGTAPWSGLDNYRVSVDFDAPVGEALLHSFFVTVGFTLLSVGLCWLIGTAAAIFMQDTFRGRGLLRALFLVPYALPVYAAVITWVFMFQHDNGLVNHVLHDQLHLTDEPSFWLIGDNSFYALLTVSVWKGWPFAFLIVMAGLQNIPRELYEAAALDGAGMWQQIRRITLPSLGAVNQVLILVLFLWTFNDFNTPFVLFGRAAPEAADLISVHIYQASFVTWNFGTGSAMSVLLLLFLLAVTGVYLAVTSRGRRTSRAR
- a CDS encoding discoidin domain-containing protein — its product is MSARTARTPRTLLTAVAALALLGAGPALASPSAVSAADATAWDTDRAAAAYAANPAAVTASGSENGGTAPGLAFDGNGATRWSSDFADGAWIRLDLGTTLRVDRVVLDWEAAYGKRYVLEVSGNGSDWTPFYTETAGTGGSVTAHTYPQEVTGRYVRLRGLERATPYGYSLYSFKVYGGEPAPAATVRSNLALNHPAYTNYYQHAGNSPAFVTDGGHPADLKADATRWSSDWNADRWVAVDLGAASVIDTVELYWEAAYAVDYRLQVSDDNRTWRTVYQPSAAEVAARRANVKSPAEATGVHDSVRLPQPATGRYVRMLGTERRSFYNPAPATAHFGYSLYEFEVWGTGGSARAAYPAVPGEQQGTYRTTFFDDFTTASLDRSKWRVVRTGTEMGSVNGEAQAYVDSTDTVRTENGALVLRAGYCKGCTRAGGGTYDFTSGRVDTHTRFDFTYGRVSARMKLPVGDGFWPAFWLLGSDVDDPSVSWPASGETDIMENIGYADWTSSALHGPGYSADGNIGARQTYPNGGRADDWHTYAVEWTPTAMRFQVDGRLVQETTRNVLESTRGQWVYGHDQYVILDLALGGAYPAGWNHVTTPYWGLPQPSVDRIAGGGVRAEVDWVRVEQKG